The DNA region GGGCAACCAGGCGATGCAGCAGGTGAAGGCCGGGCTCCAGGCCATCTACCTTTCAGGCTGGCAGGTCGCCGCCGATGCGAACACGGCCGGGGCGATGTATCCCGACCAGTCGCTCTATCCGGTCGACTCGGTGCCTAACGTCGTCCGCAAGATCAACAAAACGCTGCTGCGCGCGGACCAGATTCATCACGCCGAGGGCAAGGATGGTCTCGATTGGCTGGTGCCGATCGTCGCGGACGCCGAGGCGGGCTTCGGTGGCGTACTCAATGCGTACGAGCTGATGACGCACATGATCGAGGCGGGCGCCGCCGGCGTGCATTTCGAAGACCAGCTAGCCAGTGCGAAGAAGTGCGGCCACATGGGTGGCAAGGTGCTCGTGCCGACACAGGAAGCCGTGCAGAAGCTGATCGCCGCACGACTGGCGGCCGACGTCGCCGGTGTGCCGACGCTGATCGTCGCGCGTACGGATGCGATGGGTGCCGCACTGGTTACCTCCGATGTGGACGACTACGACAAGCCTTTCCTCACCGGCAAACGCACCGTGGAAGGTTTTTACGAAGCGACGCAAGGCATCGATCAGGCGATCAGTCGCGGGCTGGCCTATGCACCTTATGCCGACCTGCTCTGGTGCGAGACCTCGACGCCCGATATGGAAGAAGCGCGCCGGTTCGCCGAGGCCATCCATGCGAAGTATCCGGGCAAGAAGCTGGCGTACAACTGCTCGCCGAGCTTCAACTGGAAGAAGAACCTCGACGAAAGGACGATCGCGACGTTCCAGAAGCAGCTGGGCGAACTTGGCTACGCCTTCCAGTTCATCACCCTGGCTGGCTTCCATGCGCTGAACTACTCGATGTTCCAGCTGGCACGTGGCTACAAGGATCGCCAGATGGCGGCCTATGTGGAACTGCAGGAGGCGGAGTTCGCCGCGGAGAAGGATGGCTATACGGCGGCGAAGCATCAGCGCGAGGTCGGCACCGGCTACTTCGACACGGTGAACCAGGTGATCTCAGGCTCGTTCAGTTCGCTCTCCGCGCTGAGCGGTTCGACGGAAGAACAGCAGTTTCATCCGGCCTCAGCGGCGTAACGCGTTCGACGCGAAGCGCTTTGCGCCTGGGCACGGCTGCGAAAGTATGTTCGCCGCCGTGCTCATATTCACTGATGGACCATGCGAACGCCGCCTCGCGTCGCGGCGGCGATCAGCGCTCGGGCGGCACCAGGGCGATCACCGTCCAGCCGGGCTTCGGCTCCAGCACTTTCTTGCCCGAAGCGATGCGAAGGTCGCCTTTCTCCTCGACCCCGAACAACGGCACCGTGCGCGAACCGTACTCTTCGATGAAATGCGGCCAGTCGAACGTCTCGGTCAGTCGCGTGGACTTGATTCGCCATCCCTCGTGCAGCAGTTCCGCGAAGCGCGCGTGCGTCATGTCTTCGGTGAACAACGCGGTGGCGACGAGACTCCCCGCCAGGGAGGCGCGACCGTGGCTTTCCTCGGGCGACAGGTTGCGCAGGCGGAATACCTTGTCGCGACCGAATTCCTCGCGATAGTGCACGCTGGCCAGCGAGTTCAGTTCGCGATGTGTCGATACGGCGAGCAGGTGGCCGATGCCCGCGAGATCGAGATTGCGATCCGCCGCCTGCGACGAAGGATTGCCGAAGAACGTCGACAGTCCCGCCATGCGCGCCGTGCGAATGCCGTTCCAGTCGTCGTCGGCGACGACGACACGCAGCCCCTCATTGGCGGCCAAGGCGCGCGCGATCTCCAGCGCGACGATGTCGGATCCGTAGATCAGCACGCCACGCGGTTCGGGATCGGCAACCTTGAGCCAGCGTGCCAGCGGACGCGCCGTCGCGCTCTGGAAGACCACCGTGCCGATGATCATCAGGAAGACGAGCGGCACCATCTTGTCGGCACCGGCCATGCCCGCCTTCTCCAGGCGAATGGCGAACAACGCCGACACGGATGCGGCGACGATGCCTCGCGGCGCGACCCAGGCGATCAATGCACGCTCACGCCACGACAGCCCGCCGCCAACGCTCGCCACCAGGACCGACAGCGGACGAATGACGAGCTGCGCGACGAAGAAGATCAGCACACCACCCAGCAGCGCGCCATCGGGAAGCGGCCAGTCCAGACGCGCCGCCAGCAGGATGAAGAGCATCGAGACCAGCAAGGTGGTCAGGTGCTCCTTGAAGTCCATGATGTCGTCGATGTGTACGTCACGCATGTTGCCCAGCGCGATACCCATGAGGGTCACCGCCAGCAGGCCCGACTCGTGTGCCACCGTGTTGGACAGCGTGAACGTAGCGAGCACCGCGGCCAGCGTGCCGAAGTTCTGCAGGTACTCGGGGATCCAGTGGCGACGCAGCAGGTTGCCGTGAATGAACGCGGCGACGCCACCGACGATCGCGCCACACGCGATCGTGCCGAGGAAGATCTGGATCGAGTGACCTTCGCGGTGCGAGACGATCGCTTCATAGACCAGCACCGCAAACAGGGCGCCGATCGGATCGATGATGATCCCCTCCCAGCGCAGGATGTTGGCGATACGGGCATTGGGCCGAACCGTGCGCAGCATGGGCGCGATCACGGTCGGGCCGGTCACGCAGGTCAGTGCGCCGAACAGCAGCGCCAGTTCCCAGCTGAGACCACCGATCCAGTGGGCCGCACCCGCCAGCATCAGCAGCGCGATGATCGCGCCGTAGCTGACGAGGCCACGGACCGCGTGCCCGATACCCTTCAGCTCGCTGAAGCGCAGGGTCAGGCTGCCTTCGAAAAGGATGACCGCCACCGCAAGCGATACAACCGGGAACAACAGGTCGCCCAGGACCTTGTCCGGGTGAAGGAGCCCGGTCACCGGGCCCGCCAGAATGCCTGCCAGCAGCAGGAAGAGGATGGCCGGAAGGCGTACCCGCCATGCTACCCACTGGCAGAGGAAGCCGATGCCAAGCATCAGTGTCAGCAGGATGCCGAGTTCGAGTCCCATGATTTTCCCTGTTCCAAAAAAGAAAACGGCCAGCGCCAGAGGCGGGCCGTCAAGAAGAGCATAGGGAATCGTTGGTGAAGATAAAGGCCGGGCCCCGGTGCTGGAGCGGGGGGAGGGAGGGGTATCCAGCACCGGAGCGGGGCAGACAGTCCATTAGAGAACCGCCTGGTACAGAATCATGCTCCTGGCCGGGGGATTCGTCAACTGGTCAGTACATGAAATAAGTCTTAATCGGCTCGGACATCAGCGTCAGGGCCACCGGCGGCTCTCCGGTAGCGTTTACTGAACGAGCTGAGCATGATGACGTCCCGGCCCGGGTCGTACCCACGACTCCCCTCCAACGTGACTAGGTCGCGCGGATCGCACTGGCCGGTTCGACGCGAGCCGCTCGGCGAGCTGGTATGAGGGTCGAGACCTGACTGAGCAAAACGACCAGCACGACGCCCACCATCACGTCCGTGACAGGAAGCCGTGGCATCTCGTAACGGGACATCAAAAGCATATTGAGGCCCACGGCAAGAATGATTCCCGTGGTCGCGCCACTGCCGACGATCAGAAGGTTTTCCAACTGAAAGTAGCCGAGGATGTTCCTTCGCGTTGCCCCAAGCGCGCGACGTATACCGATCTGCCGTTCGCGCTGATCAACCCAAAAGCTGGTAAGTCCGAAGACTCCCGCCGCCGTGACGCCCAGAAGGATCAGCGATATGCCGCCCATCAGCATCGCCATACCCAGATCGGCGCGGTAGGCCTGTTCGCGCACCGATGCATACGACTGGATACCGTCGTCCGCGATAACGCGCTGCGGATTGGCCTTGTACAACGCGCTGGACGCCGCTTGCATCGCAGCATCGAGCTGCCCGGCCTTGGCACGGATCGCATAGCGGGAGAAAGTCGAATTCATTCGGCTCGGCACCAGCAGGGAACTGTACGCGAAGCTCGTGCTGAACTCGCTGGTTCCCGGTGTCTGCAGGCGCTCCATGATGCCGACGATGGTCGCCGGAGCGGCGCCGCCATCCAGATAAACCCGCTGCCCCAACGCATTGGCGCCGGGGAAGAGTCGACCAGCGAGTTCGTTACTGACGATGATCGCAGACGGAGTGTTGGTGTCACCCAGCGCCTTGTGATCGATCTCACCGGCGTTGAAGGTTCGCCCTGCGATCAACCTGATGCCCAGCGTGGGCACCACCGATTCATCGACGAAATAGAAGCTGGCCTGGGCGTTCGGCTTCCGCTGGTCTGGCGTCAGAGCGACGCCACCGTTCCACGCTGCCGAGTTAAGCAGGGGCAACGAGTTGATCGGCGTGGCCGAGGCGACCTCGGGCACGCTGCGAAGCGTACTGAGGTCCTCGCGCTGCATCGTGTCGAGCCGCTGAAGTGCGTCGGGTCCGTCGGCGGCACCGCCGCCCACCCACTGCTGTGTGACGAGGAAAAGGTCCGACTCGGCCAATCCCGTCGGGCGCCCGATGCGCTCGATGCGCGAACCGATGATGAACACCGAATTGCAGACTATCGCGAGAGTCAGCGATATCTGCAGAACGATGAGTATCACTCCGGCTTTATGTCGGCGCAGCGCGGAGATCATGGGATGAATCGTCATGTGCCCCTCACTGCGACTTGAGTTGCCAGGTGGGTTGCACCAGCGCTGCCCGGAACGTCGGATACAGACCGGCCACCAGCGTCGATCCTAGCGCGAGGCCAAGAGTGAGCAGCAGCAAGCTTGGGTCGATACGTGCTAGCTGTGCGATGTCCACGGGCAACAGCCAGTGAACGCACGCGACACCGACGCCGGTGAGCGCGATGCCAAGCACCCCGCCGGCGAGGCCGATCATCCCCGCCTCGGTGAGAAACTGGGCGTAGATCGCATGGCGAGGCGCACCCAGCGCTCTGCGAACACCGATTTCACCGCTACGCCTGAGGAACCTGGCCAAAAGAAGTCCTGACGTATTGACAAGACAGACCACGAGCAAGCCAAGTGCCACCAGCAGTGACGCGCCCGTGTCCGCAGGCACCACATGCCGCGCATCCAACCACGCCGGGATGTCACGCAAGCGATTATTCGGCTCCCAGGTGACGGCGCCCGAATCGCGCAGCTGCCGTGCATACCCGTCGAGGTAAGCCATGTAGGCGGCGACGGAGCGCTCATCGTCCAGTTGCACCAGGTACGAAATCCAGACGCAATTCGAACGCGTCAGGCCCGCGATTCCCGACTCGGTGGGAGTTTTGCTGCAGCCAGTGTTGCCTGTAGTTTCGATGCCAGCCGCTATCGCCGTATTGAACGGGAGAAACGCGTCTTCGCGAGTTGTCGTGAAGCCACCCGTATTGACCACATCGAAGAAGCGCGGCTGCGGATCCCAGTGACCGACAACGCCGACGATTCGGTAGCTCCTTCCAGCCACCAGCAGGCTTTGACCTACGCTATTACGCCCCTGAAACAGCTTCCCGTTGAGCCGTTGGCTGATAACGATAACATTTGCACGCCGTTCATCGTCCTGAAGTGTCCAACCCGCCCCGTACAGGAAAGGCACATCGAGCATGGGAAAGAACTCGCTGCCCACGGCATGGCCGTCGATATTGACAGGGTGACTCGCCGCAGCCTCGGCTTGCACAGCGGGCGAAATCTTATACATCGGTGCTTGCGCGGTACCTCGATGCGCGCGGGTAAGCGCAACGGCGGTAGCGTAGTCGAGAGAGGACCGAGGCTCGCCATCCTTGTCACGCTCTGTCGGGCCCCAGGTATCGACCTGCGGGACGAAAATCCGCCCCGATTTCCACGGCATGGGATCGCCCGATACAGCCCGGTAAACAGAGAAGGTCGTCATCGAAGCGGCGACGCCAAAGGCTATGGCTAGCACCATCAATGCCGTCAGACCCGGGCTTCGCCGGAAACTCAAGAGTGCCAATTCAGTGTAGTAAGAGAACAAAGTGTCCGTCTCCTGGTTCCATCCACAGCACCGCACAGCATCTTCCAGACCGGTGCAGGCGACTCGCGTTGATTCAGTTGTCGAGGTAACGCGAGCTTAGCGAGCAACTAAAACACGCGCCCGCGTCATCAGCATCCGACATTCCGCGACGTAGCTATAAAAGCTCGTGACAATCGCATCAATGCGAAATTGTCTTAGCGTGATGTAGCACGCAGGCCAGGCTTTGCGATAGCCATGCCTTCAAAAAAGCTCTTTTCTGCTATTGAAGAGCACGCATTAGGCGGTGCGCTGTAGGCGTTCCACTAAATGAAAGTGAGAAATGGGCTCGCGCTATTTAAGGCGAGCTGAGAAGAAATGGCACAACATCGACAAACGTCTTTGGTAATCGATTCACGCGTCGCGAGTGGGGATTCTCGCCACAACTGCCGAATTCGCGCATGAGCTCGGCAGAAGCGAGTAACGGATCAACGTGCCGATGACGATGCGTCAGAACCGCCGGTAATGCAGCGCCTCCGCCAGATGCACCTGCTCCACACACCCCGCCCCGCCCTCCAGATCGGCGATGGTCCGCGCGACGCGCAGAATCCGGTGATACGCCCGCGCCGAGGCACCCAGCTTATCCAGCGTCACCTGCAACCACTCGCGCTCCGCGGACGGCAGCGCGCAGTCGCGTTCGAGGTTGACGACGCTCAGCTCCGCGTTCGCCTGGCCAGCGCGCAGCAGCGCTTTCTCCCGGGCCTTGACCACCCTCGCTCGGACGGTCGCGCTGTCGTCGTCCCTGGGCCCACGCATGGCCGAGAACTCGGCGATGGAAACGCGTGGCACTTCGACGCAGATGTCGATGCGATCGAGCAGCGGGCCTGAGATACGCCCGCGATAACGCTGTACCTGGTCGGGCGTGCAGCGGCACTCATGCAGCGGATCGCCGTTGTACCCACAGGGGCACGGATTCATCGCCGCAACGAGCTGGAACTCGGCCGGGAACGTCGATTGCCGCGCGGCGCGTGAAATTACGATCTGCCCGGACTCCAGCGGCTCGCGAAGCACCTCGAGCACGTGCCGACTGAACTCGGGCAACTCGTCGAGGAAGAGCACGCCGTTGTGCGCCAGCGAGATCTCGCCAGGACGCGGATTGGCCCCGCCGCCGACCAGGGCGACGCCTGAGGCCGTGTGATGAGGTGCGCGGAAGGGACGACGGCGCCAGCAACCCGGCTCGATCTCCTCGCCGGACAGCGAACGAATGGCGCAGCTCTCAAGCGCTTCCGATTCGGTCATCGGCGGGAGGATCCCCGGGAGACGCTCAGCCAGCATCGTCTTGCCGGTGCCGGGCGGACCGATAAGCAAAAGATGGTGACCACCCGCAGCGGCGATTTCCATGGCGCGGCGCGCCTGATACTGGCCGCGCACGTCACGCATGTCGGGGCCGCAGGTCGGCAGGTCGTAGAAGTCGGCCGTGGCGGGACTGGTCAGATCGCCATTGCCGCGCAGCCAGGCGCAGACCTCGGCGAGGCTGTCCGCCAGCAGGATGTCGCCCTCCCCGATCAACGCGGCTTCCGCGGCGTTGGCCCGGGGTACGACGATGCGGCGGCCGCTACGGCGAGCGCGGATCAGGGCGGGAAGGATGCCGGGTACGGCACGGAGCTCGCCGGACAGAGCAAGCTCGCCGAGGAACTCGCAATCGTCGAGCCGCTCGCGGGGCACCTGGGAGCCCGCGGCGAGGATGCCCAGCGCGATGGCCAGATCGAACCGGCCACCGTCTTTCGGGAGTTCGGCGGGTGCCAGATTCACGGTGACCCGACGGGCCGGGTATTCGAAGGCGGTGTTCTGGATGGCGACACGAACACGATCCCGCGCCTCGCGCACCGCCGCTTCAGGCAGACCGACGATGGAGGTGGAAGGCAGGCCGCCGGAGAGATGCACCTCGACGATGACCTGTGGCGCGGCAACGCCTTCCTGCGCGCGCGAAAGGGTGACGGCGAGGCTCATGACGGGGAGTATCGTAACCGGTTACGCATCCACAAGGGATGCGAACGTCGGCGATCCTGAAGGGATCCGGCTCGCATACGCACTCCTTGCGCCTGTTCGGAGAAAAATAACCGCCCCCGACCGCTCTCGGGGTGAGGGTGACGGATCGGGGGCGGTCCCGGGCTGTGCGGCCTTCCCTATTGGCCGCGCTGCGCAGCGCTGACTTCCAGGTCGGCAATGCGCTTTTCCAGAGCGTCGAGCTTTTCTCGCGTACGAGCCAATACCTGGCTCTGCACATCGAATTCTTCGCGGGTTACGAGATCGAGGCGGCGTAGTCCCTGCGCCAGAATGTCTTTGAAGTTGGCGTGCATATCCTCACGCGCTTGCGCCAACCCTGGCGGAACCAACGATGCCAACCGCTGTGCGAGTTGATCGATACCCTGCACATCCATCTTGCGCACCTCGATGTCGTGGAATGAAGTTTAGGTGATTCGTTTGTAGGCGCTATAGGCGGATGCCTACACGTCGTGTAGGGTTTCCCCTACAAAAATGCTCCCGGAGGACGCCGACCGACCGCGGATGGCACAATGACCGTCCGCGCGCCGACAGCCGGACGCGCCCCGAGGAGTGTTACATGAAGCTGGTCGTCGCCATCATCAAGCCGTTCAAGCTGGACGACGTCCGCGAAGCCCTCGCCGATGTGGGCGTCCAGGGCGTCACGGTCACCGAGGTGAAAGGCTTCGGCCGGCAGAAGGGCCACACCGAACTGTATCGCGGGGCGGAGTACGTGGTCGACTTCCTGCCCAAGATCAAGCTCGAGGTCGCCATCACCGATGATCAGGTCGAGCGCGTGGTCGAGGCCATCCAGCAGGCGGCCCGCACGGGCAAGATCGGCGACGGCAAGATCTTCGTCAGTCAGCTCGACCAGGTCGTGCGTATCCGTACCGGCGAACTGGACAACGACGCCCTCTGAGTGCGTCTCCGGCGATCAGACCGCCTGCTCCAGCCGCTTGAAGCGGCGGTGGTGCACCAGGTTCCCCGCGTAGTAGGCCGCGTAGTAGCCGATCGTCAGACCGACCACCAGCATGGTGAGCGGGCTGTTACCGGGCGGCGGCGTATGGGCGACAGCTGGGCCCTCGCCCTGAAACAGGGGGGCCAGCACCAGGAAGCGCCAGGCCATGCGGCCCAGCAGCAGCGCGGTGAGCGCGGCCCCAAGCCAGGGATTCGGGATATAGAAGTCGCCGCCCTGGGGGCTCGACTCGAAACGGGTGAGGCGCAGGCCGACGAAGGCCAGCGCACCGCCGAGCACGAGGCCGCCGAGGGCGCCCTCCGCAAGCCGGATGTCCTGCAGACCCGAGGTCATCATCAGGCAGGCGATCGCCGCGAAGATGACGATGCGAGCGGTCATCCGCTTCGTCCGGATCGGCTGCCGGCCGAAACTGCCGCGAACACGGCGGTAGACGGCGAAGGCCATCAGCGGGGCGACGATGAACGGGATGGTGGTCGGAGCCAGCATGGGCGCGGTCTCGGTGGTGGTGACTGTGACGCTACCTTACGGCGACCGTGGCGGGCATTCGAGGGCGGGATGTGAGGTGTTGGGGGTGACGGGTGTCATGCGGCCCGGTTTCGCGCCAGCCCGTGAGGACTGGCGCGAAAGGACATCGCGCGCGGGGCGCGCTCCTACACGAAGCGGCCAGCGTTATTTGGCTTTGCCCTGGTTGGCGACGGCGGCCATCTTGGCCGCGATCTCGGCCTCGTCCCCCAGGTAGTAGTGCCTGACCGGGTTGAGGTCGGCGTCGAACTCATAGACAAGCGGGATACCGTTGGGGATGTTGAGCTCGGCGATGTCGTCGTCGGAGATGCCGTCGAAGTACTTCACCAGCGCGCGCATCGAGTTGCCATGGGCGGCCATCAGCACGCTCTTGCCGCTCTTGATCGCCGGCGCCAGTACGTCGTGCCAGTACGGCAGCACGCGGGCGACGGTGTCCTTCAGGCACTCGGTCAGCGGGACGTCGGCAATGCCGTCGTAGCGGCCGTCGTCCGCGAACGACATCTCGCCCGGCTTCAGGGCCGGCGGCGGCGTGTCGTAGCTACGGCGCCAGATCTTGACCTGGTCTTCGCCGTACTTACTGGCGGTCTCCGACTTGTTGAGGCCGGTCAGGGCGCCGTAGTGGCGCTCGTTGAGGCGCCAGTCGGTGACCACCGGGATCCACATCAGGCCCATCTCGTCCTGCACATGCCACAGGGTGCGCACGGCACGCCTGAGGTAGGAGGTGTGGGCCAGGTCGAAGGTGAAACCGGCGTCCTTGAGCAGGCGACCGGCCTCACGGGCCTCGGCCACGCCCTGCTCGGTCAGGTCGACATCGGCCCAGCCGCTGAAGCGGTTCTCGAGGTTCCAGGCCGACTGGCCGTGGCGGATCATGACAAGCTTGTACATGGCATCCAACGTCAGGAGGAAAAATCCGATGGTGGAACCTCGCCCGCGAGGCGTCAACTTACGCGGCGACGGCAGGCAGCCGTGCCGGAAGTCACGCTAAACCTTGCGCGGGGCGCGCGCATCTCAGGTGTCCCAGTCCACTCGCGGAGTGCCGCAGCATGCGTCGTAGCCTGATTTCCCTCCTCATCGCCCTGTCCCTCGCCGGCGCCGCCGTCGCGGCCGACGACATCAGCAAGGTCAACGGCACCGCGTCGGTCGACGCTGGCCAGAACGCGGGCGACGTCCATACGGTGAACGGCTCGGTCCGCATCGGTTCGCGCGCCACGGTACAGAAGGCCAGTACCGTCAACGGTTCGGTCGAGCTCGGCGAAGGAGCCACCGCTACCGCCGTGAAGTCGGTCAACGGCGCGGTCTCCCTGCATGAGCAGTCGCGTGTGAGCGATGACGTGCAGACGGTCAACGGCCGGGTTCAGCTCGAGCGCGGTGCCGACGTCAAAGGCCACCTGTCCAACGTCAATGGTGAGATCTCGCTCGACGGCGCGCACGTGGGCGGCGGCATCGAGACCGTCAACGCGGACATGGATATCGGTGGCGGCTCGAAGGTCGAGGGCGGCATCCTGGTGAAGAAGCCCAACATGGGCTGGCACACCAACAACGACCGCAATCCGAAGATCGTGATCGGACCGCATGCCGTGGTCCAGGGCACGCTGAGGTTCGAACGCGCGGTCGATCTCTACGTGAGCGACTCCGCGACGGTCGGCAAGATCGAAGGCGCCACGCCGCACACGTTCTCGGGCAGCGCCCCGTAACTCAGATCCAGTCGCGCGGCTTCAGGTATTCCTGCAGCCGCGCTTCGGGGCTGTCCGCCTCGGGCGCGTACGCGTATTCGAAGCGAACGCGTGGCGGCAGACTCATCAGGATCGATTCCGTGCGCCCGCCCGACTGCAGACCGAACAAGGTGCCGCGGTCGTAGACCAGGTTGAACTCGACGTAACGACCGCGACGATAGAGCTGGAATTCGCGCTCGCGCTCGCCGTACGACGTGTCGCGACGGCGCTCCACGATGGGCAGGTAGCCGTCGAGAAAACCCTGACCGACGTCGCGCGTGAAACTCATGCACCGCTCGAAGCCGCCCTCGTTGAGGTCGTCGTAGAAAAGACCGCCGACACCGCGCGTCTCGCCGCGGTGCTTGAGGTAGAAATACTCATCGCACCACTGCTTGTATCGCGAGTACACGTCATCGCCATACGGCGCGCAGAGGTCCCTGGCGACCCGATGCCAGTGACGCACGTCCTCGTCGACCGGATAGAACGGCGTGAGATCGAAGCCGCCGCCGAACCACCACACGGGCTCCGCGCCTTCTTTCGAGGCCTCGAAGTAACGCACGTTGGCATGCGTCGTCGGGATGTGCGGGTTACGCGGATGCAGAACCAGCGAGACGCCGGTGGCGATGAAGCTGCCGCCGACGAGGTCGGGCCGGTGCGCCGTGGCGCTCGGCGGCAGCGGCGAACCGGCGACCCGCGAAAAATTCACGCCCGCCTGTTCGAAGATGGCGCCGTCGCGCAGGACGCGCGTGCGACCGCCGCCGCCCGCAGGGCGCGTCCAGGCATCCTCCTCGAACGTCGCCTTGCCGTCGATCCCCTCGATGGCGGCGCAGATGCGGTCCTGGAGCCCGCGCAGGAACGACTCGGCAAGATCGGCTTGTTCGGACATGACGGCGCAGGATCCTTGGGCGGGAAATGTCGCGAAGCTTAGCAAGTCGGGCCGGGAGGCCCGCTGCGGCACGCCGCCGCGTAACGATGACGGGGTCAGGGATGACGGGTCAGGAAATACGTGCGGCCATGCGGCGGTTGCCCGTGAGCGCGGCCCAGCGCATGCCGATGTCGATCCACATCAGATAGCCCGCTTCCATGAGCATCCGCACGACATAACGACCGCTGAGCGCGAGCCGGGGTTCGGCGGCGATGGGCGAGGCGTCGAAACCCAGACGGCGGGCGAGGTACAGGCAACGCGCCAGATGGTAGCGACTGGTGACGAGCCAGACGGCGGGCAGCCGGCCTTCGTCCGATGGACGCAACAGTTCGCGGGCGTGCCGCAGGTTTTCGAGGG from Luteibacter mycovicinus includes:
- the hemF gene encoding oxygen-dependent coproporphyrinogen oxidase translates to MSEQADLAESFLRGLQDRICAAIEGIDGKATFEEDAWTRPAGGGGRTRVLRDGAIFEQAGVNFSRVAGSPLPPSATAHRPDLVGGSFIATGVSLVLHPRNPHIPTTHANVRYFEASKEGAEPVWWFGGGFDLTPFYPVDEDVRHWHRVARDLCAPYGDDVYSRYKQWCDEYFYLKHRGETRGVGGLFYDDLNEGGFERCMSFTRDVGQGFLDGYLPIVERRRDTSYGEREREFQLYRRGRYVEFNLVYDRGTLFGLQSGGRTESILMSLPPRVRFEYAYAPEADSPEARLQEYLKPRDWI